A genomic stretch from Algoriphagus halophilus includes:
- a CDS encoding S8 family peptidase: protein MINKPKLSLGLLFLALLTYSCVQENSTPDLTQQLGEEEQQKLITSPEIDQLILQSLRETGDFLWMNQSDQLIWSALVQSDSVLTIGYSPVSIKSPNAKIGIESVQSPAWQVSAQKILQVISETIEQKGAPQLRLGNEIAVIHEDLPYLEVKVASLEVLQNLRQLGEVRYFEPLSYEFNYNLLNQGQDARYFSDSGCSNDPETNLPSGDFTSISPNAKASWNYPQMGVSHAWSQSTGDNITIGLIDTGVSPNQPLLGSAFQSGASVSRNIEKYGTYKTGYWWWKKYDGPNDQCGHGTSMAGVIASPRNGVGTTVGVAYNANLISVRGTSDVIVNSGNEKDGVAEALVLLGKRADVKIISMSIGDIFSNSKVADAVRYAYNRGKLIFAAAGTSTSFTNWYGVIFPATMAETVAVTGIKEGTGYQRCNTCHSGSKVDFTVIMERSTSENKPLSLAMSGNIPSTVGGSSVATATASGIAALLWAKNPNWNRDQILNQLTVTSDLYPSRSSQYGWGNLNAGAALGVY, encoded by the coding sequence ATGATTAATAAGCCAAAACTCAGTTTAGGGCTACTTTTTTTAGCCCTTTTAACTTATTCCTGTGTACAGGAAAATTCGACACCAGACTTAACTCAGCAATTGGGTGAGGAGGAGCAACAAAAACTCATCACTAGTCCAGAAATCGATCAACTCATCCTTCAATCTTTACGAGAGACAGGCGACTTTCTCTGGATGAATCAAAGTGATCAGTTGATTTGGAGTGCCTTGGTACAAAGTGATTCGGTTTTAACTATTGGGTATAGTCCGGTATCTATCAAGTCTCCCAATGCCAAAATCGGTATCGAATCCGTTCAAAGTCCAGCTTGGCAAGTGTCCGCCCAAAAGATTCTACAAGTGATTTCAGAAACCATTGAACAAAAGGGAGCACCCCAGCTCAGATTAGGAAATGAGATTGCCGTCATTCATGAGGACTTACCTTATCTGGAAGTAAAAGTAGCCAGTTTGGAAGTGCTTCAGAATTTAAGGCAATTGGGAGAGGTAAGATACTTTGAGCCTTTGAGTTATGAATTCAATTACAACCTATTGAATCAGGGTCAAGACGCAAGGTATTTTTCAGATTCTGGTTGTTCGAATGACCCGGAGACCAACTTACCTTCCGGTGATTTCACTTCGATTTCACCAAATGCCAAAGCATCTTGGAATTACCCTCAAATGGGAGTTTCTCATGCCTGGTCTCAAAGTACTGGAGATAATATTACCATTGGTTTGATCGATACAGGGGTTTCTCCAAACCAACCATTACTGGGATCAGCCTTTCAAAGCGGGGCTTCTGTAAGTAGAAACATTGAAAAATATGGAACCTATAAAACAGGGTATTGGTGGTGGAAGAAATACGATGGTCCAAATGACCAATGCGGGCATGGGACATCCATGGCCGGTGTGATTGCATCTCCTAGAAATGGGGTAGGGACTACGGTTGGAGTAGCCTATAATGCCAATTTGATTTCTGTCAGGGGAACCAGCGATGTGATCGTAAACTCTGGAAATGAAAAAGATGGAGTAGCTGAAGCCTTGGTGCTGTTAGGGAAAAGAGCAGATGTAAAAATTATCAGTATGTCCATTGGTGATATTTTCTCTAATTCCAAGGTGGCTGATGCGGTTCGTTATGCTTATAACCGTGGAAAATTGATTTTTGCAGCTGCTGGTACATCTACTTCCTTTACCAACTGGTATGGAGTGATTTTTCCCGCAACCATGGCAGAAACCGTGGCAGTAACGGGCATTAAAGAGGGAACTGGCTACCAACGATGCAACACCTGTCACTCAGGTTCAAAGGTAGATTTTACGGTGATCATGGAACGCTCCACCTCGGAAAACAAACCCTTGTCTCTGGCCATGTCAGGCAATATTCCTTCTACAGTAGGGGGTTCCTCGGTTGCCACTGCCACTGCTTCTGGGATTGCAGCCTTGTTATGGGCTAAGAACCCTAATTGGAACAGGGACCAAATCCTGAACCAATTGACAGTAACTTCAGATTTATATCCTTCTAGAAGTTCACAATATGGATGGGGAAATTTAAATGCTGGAGCAGCTTTAGGAGTCTATTAA
- a CDS encoding helix-turn-helix transcriptional regulator, protein MAQAGKIEQQKILRVFKLINLLQGNIGKPVHRLAELLETDERTIYRYFKLLEALGFEVVKEFSKYKIQQRPGIDQTLNYGTFSQEESQWLKSMIESQGKGNLLHDSILQKLQVRSEVKKGSEQLFKANLGRFVDELGKGIQSKTQVWLKDYYSLSSDTTSDRLVEPVAFSSTYESIHAFEPESKTMKVFKIERIGEVVISTMPWKFENKHQVPGAQLFGFSGKSRFKVKLKLSKKAYQLMMEEHPNARPFMDVKNRNQYYFEGEVPQLPGLARFILGLPGEIKVEEGEELKAYLQEQLERVTY, encoded by the coding sequence ATGGCTCAAGCGGGAAAAATAGAACAACAAAAGATCTTACGGGTATTTAAGCTGATTAACCTCCTTCAAGGGAATATTGGAAAACCAGTTCACAGACTAGCCGAGTTACTGGAGACAGATGAACGCACCATCTACCGGTATTTTAAGTTGTTAGAAGCCTTGGGCTTTGAGGTTGTCAAAGAGTTTAGTAAATATAAAATCCAACAAAGACCAGGCATTGATCAAACTCTAAACTATGGCACCTTCTCCCAAGAGGAGAGCCAATGGTTGAAATCCATGATTGAAAGTCAAGGGAAAGGAAACTTGTTGCACGATTCAATCCTACAAAAACTTCAAGTGCGGTCAGAGGTAAAAAAAGGATCAGAACAGCTTTTTAAAGCGAATTTGGGACGCTTTGTGGATGAGTTGGGTAAAGGGATACAAAGTAAAACGCAGGTATGGCTCAAAGACTACTATTCCTTGAGCAGCGATACCACCAGTGATCGTTTGGTGGAACCAGTTGCTTTTTCCTCAACTTACGAAAGCATCCATGCCTTTGAGCCTGAAAGTAAAACCATGAAAGTGTTTAAAATCGAACGAATAGGAGAAGTGGTGATATCTACCATGCCCTGGAAATTCGAGAATAAACATCAGGTACCGGGCGCACAACTATTTGGTTTTTCTGGAAAAAGCAGGTTTAAGGTCAAATTGAAACTCTCCAAAAAGGCCTACCAGTTAATGATGGAGGAACATCCAAATGCACGCCCATTTATGGATGTAAAGAATAGAAATCAATATTACTTTGAAGGTGAAGTACCGCAGTTACCCGGTTTAGCACGGTTTATATTGGGATTACCCGGTGAAATTAAAGTGGAAGAAGGAGAGGAGTTGAAGGCTTATTTGCAGGAGCAGTTGGAGCGAGTTACCTATTAA
- a CDS encoding ArnT family glycosyltransferase: MRTDTLLDNRQQDLPLMIGLLFLVGFWWIGFDGITFSDDVYYILAGKSFWEGTMEVNSYHFSSRWGAYIPAGLLGYFFGLDPHIISGFSLLCYLITLLVLYKVLPDKKWTWILTIWFCTHVYFLHFITKVYPDASLVLWVTIIPVAAIYRNQHPVLAGISLVLSLFIGFLTKETIIFLVPFVVLLFLFDLKNKSIQSTFYSSVVASGLLLASLYLTYFWIQFGDPFYRITSINAGHYISEYTYADKGVGAIIERLTITPVTTFVARAYWPWLVFAIPGIYQGMKFRKSFDFEFALAFLCLLLGFWLMSSTLEFYNPIYLNPRHLIILIPILAFLITLGWKYWQNSKKWKMALLSLMVLGIIISAIQGDAKQALFLCALIPVIWIKKRTVQLSILGIVLVLPAIFSIYYQKQLKHYQNLTDTLTESTQSSEEEQYILTNNFIYFSREILLTGSKLSQEKLFPIESLQELNRDLPKEIEVVIYEYYKHAYPKEQADVDLLESWLKMKNYQLESEEKIANLWIRKFQLSTQ; encoded by the coding sequence ATGAGAACAGACACCTTACTAGATAACAGACAACAAGACCTACCGCTAATGATAGGGTTGTTGTTCTTGGTTGGGTTCTGGTGGATAGGATTTGATGGGATTACCTTTAGTGATGATGTATACTACATCTTGGCGGGAAAGAGCTTTTGGGAAGGAACCATGGAGGTCAATTCTTATCATTTTTCCAGTCGATGGGGAGCATATATCCCCGCCGGTTTGTTGGGATACTTCTTTGGATTGGATCCCCATATCATCTCTGGATTTTCTCTCCTTTGCTACCTGATCACTTTATTGGTTTTGTATAAGGTTTTACCTGATAAAAAATGGACTTGGATCCTCACGATATGGTTTTGCACGCACGTTTATTTCTTGCACTTTATCACCAAAGTTTATCCTGACGCATCTCTGGTACTTTGGGTCACAATTATTCCAGTCGCTGCTATCTATAGAAACCAACATCCAGTTCTAGCAGGAATAAGTCTTGTCCTATCTCTATTTATAGGTTTTCTGACAAAAGAAACCATTATTTTCTTGGTTCCTTTTGTGGTACTATTATTTCTCTTCGACCTGAAAAACAAATCCATTCAGTCAACTTTTTATAGTAGCGTGGTTGCCTCTGGACTGCTTCTGGCTAGCCTTTACCTCACCTACTTTTGGATTCAATTTGGAGATCCCTTCTATAGAATTACTTCTATCAATGCAGGACATTATATTTCTGAATACACCTATGCCGATAAAGGTGTAGGGGCTATTATAGAGCGCTTAACCATTACCCCAGTTACAACTTTTGTAGCGCGTGCTTATTGGCCTTGGTTGGTATTTGCGATTCCAGGAATCTATCAAGGAATGAAATTTAGGAAATCCTTCGATTTTGAGTTTGCGCTTGCTTTTCTTTGCCTTCTTTTGGGATTCTGGCTGATGAGCTCAACACTGGAATTTTATAACCCTATTTATCTCAATCCAAGGCATTTGATCATACTTATTCCGATCCTTGCCTTTCTCATTACTTTGGGCTGGAAATATTGGCAAAACTCCAAGAAATGGAAAATGGCATTGCTCAGCTTGATGGTTTTGGGAATTATTATTTCGGCCATTCAGGGAGATGCTAAACAAGCCCTGTTTTTATGCGCATTGATCCCTGTGATTTGGATTAAAAAAAGAACGGTCCAGCTTTCGATTTTGGGAATAGTCTTGGTCTTACCTGCTATATTTTCTATTTATTATCAAAAGCAATTAAAACACTATCAAAATTTAACTGATACTCTAACTGAATCAACGCAAAGTTCTGAGGAGGAGCAATATATACTTACAAATAACTTCATTTATTTTTCCCGTGAAATTTTATTGACTGGAAGTAAGTTAAGTCAAGAGAAGCTATTTCCAATAGAGTCTTTACAGGAACTGAATAGGGATCTTCCCAAAGAAATTGAGGTTGTAATTTATGAGTACTACAAACATGCGTATCCCAAAGAGCAGGCTGATGTGGATCTTCTGGAAAGTTGGCTGAAAATGAAAAACTACCAGTTAGAATCTGAAGAGAAAATCGCAAACCTTTGGATCAGGAAATTTCAATTATCTACCCAATAG
- a CDS encoding QcrA and Rieske domain-containing protein, giving the protein MDPLSTNQSGKLTKSRREFIEKSGLTAALTMFGIGFFTSCSNSDDMEPTGSTGTPMNPGTGSGTGISVSGNKITIDLSIQKDLNADGGWLLITNGKTLVSKVGSEFIALTSVCTHSGCDTNWSFSNATYNCACHGSKFDTQGNVVSGPATQPLKVYDTAVSGNILTITK; this is encoded by the coding sequence ATGGATCCATTATCAACCAACCAATCGGGAAAACTTACCAAATCGAGAAGGGAATTTATTGAGAAATCAGGCTTGACAGCAGCACTTACGATGTTTGGAATCGGATTTTTTACTTCCTGCTCAAATTCTGATGATATGGAGCCCACCGGCAGCACCGGTACTCCAATGAATCCGGGAACTGGAAGCGGAACAGGTATTTCGGTATCTGGAAATAAGATTACGATAGATTTAAGTATCCAAAAAGATCTGAATGCCGATGGAGGATGGCTTTTGATTACTAATGGGAAAACGTTGGTTTCTAAGGTGGGAAGTGAATTTATCGCTCTTACCTCGGTTTGTACACATTCAGGCTGCGACACCAATTGGAGTTTTTCCAACGCTACCTACAATTGTGCTTGTCACGGATCCAAGTTTGATACGCAAGGGAATGTAGTTTCAGGTCCAGCAACTCAACCTTTAAAAGTGTATGATACGGCAGTTTCCGGGAATATATTGACGATAACCAAGTAG